In Miscanthus floridulus cultivar M001 chromosome 5, ASM1932011v1, whole genome shotgun sequence, one genomic interval encodes:
- the LOC136449746 gene encoding syntaxin-22-like, producing MSFQDLEAGHVRGAPLGGGRRNGRSPAGAAGGAGAGASQAVASGVFQINTAVATFQRLVNTLGTPKDTPDLRDRIHKTRQHITQLVKDTSDKLKQASEADHRVEVSATKKIADAKLAKDFQAVLKEFQKAQRLAVEREAAYAPFISQAGLPQSYNSSEVNNGADKLAEQRTQLLESRRQELVFLDNEIVFNEAIIEERDQGIQEIQHQITEVNEIFKDLAVLVHDQGAMIDDVDSHIENAVVATSQAKGQLSKAAKTQKSNSSLICLLLVIFGVVLLIVIIVLAA from the exons ATGAGCTTCCAGGACCTGGAGGCGGGCCACGTCCGCGGGGCGCCGCTCGGCGGCGGCCGGAGGAACGGCCGGAGCCCCGCGGGGGCGGCggggggcgccggcgccggcgcgtcgCAGGCCGTGGCGTCGGGCGTCTTCCAGATCAACACCGCGGTCGCCACGTTCCAGCGCCTCGTCAACACGCTTGGCACGCCCAAGGACACCCCCGACCTCCGCGACAGGAT ACATAAAACACGGCAACACATAACACAACTAGTGAAGGATACATCAGACAAGCTTAAACAAGCTAGCGAGGCGGATCATCGCGTTGAAGTCAGC GCTACGAAGAAGATTGCTGATGCAAAGCTAGCTAAAGATTTCCAAGCAGTCCTAAAAGAATTCCAGAAAGCTCAACGATTGGCAGTAGAGAGAGAAGCTGCATATGCACCTTTTATTTCTCAAGCGGGCCTGCCACAGAG CTACAACTCAAGTGAAGTGAACAATGGTGCTGATAAGTTGGCAGAGCAGCGCACGCAACTTCTAGAATCTAGAAG GCAGGAGTTGGTCTTCTTGGATAATGAAATCGTGTTCAATGAGGCCATCATTGAGGAGAGGGATCAAGGAATACAAGAGATTCAGCACCAAATCACTGAAGTAAACGAAATCTTCAAAGATCTTGCTGTGCTAGTCCATGATCAAGGAGCAATGATAG ATGACGTTGACTCCCATATAGAGAATGCCGTCGTCGCGACTTCGCAGGCTAAAGGCCAGCTTTCAAAAGCTGCTAAAACTCAGAAGTCAAACTCTTCGCTG ATATGCTTGCTGCTGGTTATTTTCGGAGTGGTCCTGCTCATAGTGATAATAGTACTTGCAGCCTAA